The Streptomyces nitrosporeus genome includes a window with the following:
- a CDS encoding bifunctional SulP family inorganic anion transporter/carbonic anhydrase: MPTFDPTRNDRPSSRWRLSRASGVKRPHSPPHAGRRFGVSNADLSASVTVFLIAVPMSLGLAVAMDAPLAAGLVSAVIGGVVVGLLGGSPLQVSGPSAGLTVVTAELIQLYGWRTTCAITVGAGLLQILLGSLKAARSALAVSPAIVHGALAGIGVAIALAQLHIVLGGSPQNSALDNARALPAQFQHFSPAAPAIGILTITLLILWPRLPGRAGAALGRIPAALAAVALATAVAAFAAPHIARVDLPSWRAHVLPELPHGPAAALATAVFTVMLVASLESLLAAVAVDKLTAGRAAAPPGDGSTPSAPVVRSDLERELRAQGVANSLAGLLGGLPVSGGAVRSSANVRAGARSRAATVLHGVWVLLASLFLVTVLEWLPLAALAALVMMVGVQMVNIAHIRNVHRHREFPVYAATILGVLLAGVLKGVAIGIVVAVVLALHRLAHTRVTVSERDGRYAVTARGQLTFLAVPRLSRALGRLPDGADVTVELDGSFMDHAAYEAIQDWQTTQTALGGNIVITGRAGGHIAEPASAAHSCCRPWTPWRNHHCHSADAVGADTVTVVPLAAAALAREAPDSPTVPSTFAAERPGAHRLLSGLSSFQRTTAPLVREELARLAAEGQRPSQLFITCADSRLVTSMITASGPGDLFTVRNVGNLVPPPETAEASGGDDSVAAAIEYAVDVLEVESITVCGHSGCGAMQALLNGAPDSPRTPLWRWLRHGSPSLRRMRSRHHSWARIAGRLPTDAVEQLCLTNVVQQLEHLRAHDSVARRVAAGTLQLHGMYFHVGEAQAYLLTEGASSGTGPDEVFLRVAPHAPPEHAAPSRSGTLHGQTAGSGPGSAPWPDSGTGPGAAPGGGHGKSSRSDPLQPASDASVGA, from the coding sequence ATGCCTACCTTCGATCCCACTCGAAATGACCGGCCATCCAGCCGATGGCGCCTTTCGCGGGCCTCCGGCGTCAAACGCCCTCACAGTCCGCCGCACGCCGGCCGCCGCTTCGGCGTATCGAACGCGGACCTCTCCGCATCAGTCACTGTCTTCCTGATCGCGGTGCCCATGTCGCTCGGCCTCGCCGTCGCCATGGACGCCCCGCTCGCGGCCGGACTGGTCTCCGCAGTCATCGGCGGAGTCGTCGTCGGCCTGCTGGGGGGATCACCTCTCCAGGTCAGCGGCCCGTCAGCCGGACTCACCGTGGTGACAGCCGAGTTGATCCAGCTCTACGGCTGGCGCACCACCTGTGCCATCACGGTCGGCGCCGGACTTCTGCAGATCCTCCTCGGATCGTTGAAAGCCGCCCGCAGCGCTCTCGCGGTCAGTCCGGCCATCGTGCACGGTGCGCTCGCCGGCATCGGCGTAGCCATCGCGCTCGCGCAGTTGCACATCGTGCTCGGCGGATCGCCGCAGAACTCGGCCCTCGACAACGCCCGGGCGCTCCCTGCCCAGTTCCAGCACTTCAGTCCGGCAGCTCCCGCGATCGGGATACTGACCATCACCCTGCTCATCCTCTGGCCACGGCTGCCCGGTCGTGCCGGGGCGGCACTGGGCCGGATTCCCGCCGCACTCGCCGCCGTCGCACTGGCAACAGCCGTAGCCGCTTTCGCCGCGCCCCATATCGCCCGGGTCGATCTGCCGTCCTGGCGCGCTCATGTACTGCCCGAACTGCCGCACGGCCCCGCAGCCGCCCTCGCCACCGCCGTGTTCACCGTCATGCTGGTGGCCAGTCTGGAGTCGCTGCTCGCCGCTGTGGCCGTGGACAAACTCACCGCGGGCCGGGCTGCGGCCCCGCCCGGGGACGGTTCCACCCCCTCGGCTCCCGTCGTCCGCTCGGACCTCGAGCGTGAACTGCGGGCACAGGGTGTGGCCAACTCGTTGGCGGGGCTGCTCGGAGGACTCCCTGTGTCCGGAGGAGCCGTGCGGAGTTCGGCCAACGTACGGGCGGGGGCCCGCAGCCGGGCGGCGACCGTGCTGCACGGTGTCTGGGTGCTGCTCGCCTCGCTGTTCCTGGTCACCGTGCTCGAATGGCTCCCGTTGGCGGCCCTGGCAGCACTGGTGATGATGGTCGGTGTCCAGATGGTCAACATCGCCCACATCCGTAACGTCCACCGGCACCGCGAGTTCCCCGTCTACGCGGCCACGATCCTCGGGGTGCTGCTGGCCGGCGTCCTCAAGGGTGTGGCGATCGGAATCGTCGTCGCGGTGGTTCTGGCCCTGCACCGCCTCGCTCACACACGAGTCACCGTGTCCGAGCGGGACGGCCGGTATGCGGTGACGGCTCGTGGGCAGCTCACGTTTCTGGCGGTCCCACGCCTCAGCCGGGCGCTCGGCCGGCTCCCCGACGGAGCCGACGTCACGGTCGAGCTGGACGGCTCCTTCATGGACCACGCCGCCTACGAGGCCATTCAGGACTGGCAGACCACGCAAACCGCTCTGGGCGGCAACATCGTGATCACCGGGCGTGCGGGAGGGCACATCGCCGAACCCGCGTCGGCTGCTCATTCCTGCTGCCGCCCCTGGACACCTTGGCGCAACCACCACTGCCACAGCGCGGATGCGGTCGGCGCCGACACCGTCACCGTCGTCCCCCTCGCCGCCGCTGCCCTCGCCCGCGAGGCCCCGGACTCACCGACCGTTCCCTCGACCTTCGCAGCCGAACGCCCGGGGGCCCACCGCCTGCTCAGCGGCCTCAGCTCCTTTCAGCGCACCACAGCGCCGCTGGTCCGTGAGGAGCTGGCACGGCTGGCTGCCGAAGGGCAACGGCCCTCCCAGCTGTTCATCACCTGTGCCGACTCGCGCCTGGTCACCAGCATGATCACCGCGAGCGGTCCGGGTGATCTCTTCACCGTCAGAAACGTGGGGAACCTCGTGCCACCACCGGAGACGGCGGAGGCATCGGGCGGAGACGATTCGGTGGCGGCTGCGATCGAGTACGCGGTGGACGTGCTGGAGGTGGAGTCCATCACCGTATGCGGCCACTCCGGGTGCGGTGCCATGCAGGCTCTCCTGAACGGTGCGCCGGACAGCCCCCGGACGCCGCTGTGGCGCTGGCTCCGGCACGGTTCGCCGAGCCTCCGCCGGATGAGATCACGCCACCATTCCTGGGCTCGTATCGCCGGCCGGCTGCCCACCGACGCGGTCGAGCAGCTCTGCCTGACCAACGTGGTCCAGCAGCTGGAGCACCTCAGAGCCCATGATTCGGTCGCACGCCGGGTCGCAGCGGGCACTCTGCAGCTGCACGGCATGTACTTCCACGTCGGAGAGGCCCAGGCGTACCTGCTGACAGAGGGAGCGAGTTCCGGCACCGGCCCCGATGAGGTATTCCTCCGGGTAGCTCCCCATGCTCCACCGGAGCATGCCGCTCCGTCACGGTCGGGCACCCTCCACGGGCAGACCGCCGGGTCCGGACCGGGCTCTGCTCCGTGGCCGGATTCCGGCACCGGCCCGGGCGCCGCGCCTGGGGGCGGACATGGCAAGAGTTCTCGATCCGATCCTCTCCAGCCGGCCTCCGACGCGTCGGTAGGCGCTTGA
- the acs gene encoding acetate--CoA ligase, producing MGDVVSNESLANLLKEERRFTPPADLAANANVTAEAYEQAEADRLGFWAEQARRLTWATEPTETLDWSNPPFAKWFADGELNVAYNCVDRHVEAGNGDRVAIHFEGEPGDSRAITYAELKDEVSRAANALIELGVGKGDRVAVYLPMIPEAAIAMLACARIGAAHSVVFGGFSADAIAARIQDADAKVVITADGGYRRGKPSALKPAVDEAVSRLTGVDHVLVVRRTGQDTAWTEGRDIWWHEITGRQSAEHTAEAFDAENPLFILYTSGTTGKPKGILHTSGGYLTQAAYTHHAVFDLKPETDVYWCTADIGWVTGHSYIVYGPLANGATQVMYEGTPDTPHQGRFWEIVQKYGVTILYTAPTAIRTFMKWGDDIPAKFDLSSLRVLGSVGEPINPEAWVWYRKHIGADKCPVVDTWWQTETGAMMIAPLPGVTATKPGSAQRALPGISATVVDDEARAVPNGGGGYLVLTEPWPSMLRTIWGDDQRFIDTYWSRFEGMYFAGDGAKKDEDGDIWLLGRVDDVMLVSGHNISTTEVESALVSHPSVAEAAVVGANDETTGQAIVAFVILRGTATASEELVAELRNHVGATLGPIAKPKRVLPVAELPKTRSGKIMRRLLRDVAENRELGDVTTLTDSSVMDLIQTQLPASPSED from the coding sequence ATGGGAGATGTCGTGAGCAACGAAAGCCTGGCCAATCTGCTCAAGGAGGAGCGGCGGTTCACACCGCCTGCCGATCTGGCCGCGAACGCCAACGTGACGGCAGAGGCGTACGAGCAGGCCGAGGCGGACCGGCTGGGCTTCTGGGCCGAGCAGGCCCGTCGCCTGACCTGGGCCACCGAGCCCACCGAAACGCTCGACTGGAGCAACCCGCCCTTCGCGAAGTGGTTCGCGGACGGTGAGCTCAACGTCGCGTACAACTGCGTGGACCGTCACGTCGAGGCGGGCAACGGCGACCGGGTCGCCATTCACTTCGAGGGCGAGCCCGGTGACAGCCGTGCCATCACCTACGCGGAGCTGAAGGACGAGGTCTCCCGTGCGGCCAACGCCCTGATCGAGCTCGGCGTCGGCAAGGGCGACCGGGTGGCCGTCTATCTGCCGATGATCCCCGAGGCCGCGATCGCGATGCTGGCCTGTGCCCGTATCGGGGCCGCACACTCGGTGGTCTTCGGCGGCTTCTCCGCCGATGCCATCGCCGCACGTATCCAGGACGCCGACGCCAAGGTCGTCATCACGGCCGACGGCGGATACCGCCGCGGCAAGCCGTCCGCCCTGAAGCCCGCCGTGGACGAGGCGGTGTCCCGGCTCACCGGGGTCGACCACGTCCTGGTCGTCCGGCGTACCGGGCAGGACACAGCGTGGACCGAGGGCCGGGACATCTGGTGGCACGAGATCACCGGCCGGCAGTCCGCAGAGCACACCGCCGAGGCCTTCGACGCGGAGAACCCGCTCTTCATCCTCTACACCTCGGGGACGACGGGTAAGCCGAAGGGGATCCTCCACACCTCCGGCGGGTACCTGACGCAGGCGGCCTACACGCACCACGCCGTTTTCGATCTCAAGCCCGAGACGGATGTGTACTGGTGCACCGCCGACATCGGCTGGGTGACGGGCCACTCGTACATCGTCTACGGGCCTCTGGCCAACGGCGCCACCCAGGTCATGTACGAGGGCACCCCTGACACCCCGCACCAGGGGCGCTTCTGGGAGATCGTCCAGAAGTACGGGGTCACGATCCTCTACACGGCGCCGACCGCGATCCGGACGTTCATGAAGTGGGGGGACGACATCCCCGCCAAGTTCGATCTGTCGTCGCTGCGCGTCCTCGGTTCCGTCGGTGAGCCGATCAACCCTGAGGCGTGGGTCTGGTATCGCAAGCACATCGGTGCCGACAAGTGCCCGGTCGTGGACACCTGGTGGCAGACCGAGACGGGCGCGATGATGATCGCGCCGCTCCCCGGCGTCACCGCCACCAAGCCCGGTTCGGCGCAGCGCGCGCTGCCCGGTATCTCCGCCACGGTCGTCGACGACGAAGCCCGTGCGGTGCCGAACGGCGGGGGCGGCTACCTGGTCCTGACCGAGCCGTGGCCCTCGATGCTGCGCACCATCTGGGGTGACGACCAGCGCTTCATCGACACCTACTGGTCCCGCTTCGAAGGTATGTACTTCGCGGGTGACGGTGCCAAGAAGGACGAGGACGGCGACATCTGGCTGCTGGGCCGTGTCGATGACGTCATGCTCGTGTCCGGGCACAACATCTCGACCACCGAGGTCGAGTCGGCCCTGGTGTCGCACCCGTCGGTCGCCGAGGCTGCCGTGGTGGGTGCCAACGACGAGACCACGGGCCAGGCGATCGTGGCCTTCGTGATCCTTCGGGGCACGGCCACGGCTTCCGAAGAGCTGGTCGCCGAGCTGCGCAACCACGTCGGTGCCACGCTCGGTCCGATCGCCAAGCCGAAGCGGGTACTGCCGGTCGCCGAGCTGCCGAAGACCCGCTCCGGCAAGATCATGCGGCGTCTGCTGCGGGATGTCGCCGAAAACCGTGAGCTGGGCGATGTCACCACGCTGACCGACTCGTCGGTCATGGACCTCATCCAGACACAGCTGCCTGCCTCTCCCTCCGAGGACTGA
- the nhaA gene encoding Na+/H+ antiporter NhaA produces MPSLPYPSGGLPVAAPVPPAPRRSLLGRLPLPERNYIAEALRTETVGGVILLVAAIVALIWANTFGSAYAAVSHFHFGPEALGLHLSVAHWAADGLLAVFFFVAGVELKRELVAGELRDPKAAALPVAAALCGMAVPALVYTLTILIGGGSAAGWAVPTATDIAFALAVLAVIGTSLPSALRAFLLTLAVVDDLFAILIIAVFFTDDLDFLALGGAFAGLAVFYVLLRTGVRGWYVYLPLALVIWGLMYNSGVHATIAGVAMGLMLRCTRREGEAHSPGEHIEHLVRPLSAGVAVPLFALFSAGVTLKGDALAGVFTRPETLGVVLGLVAGKTLGVFGGTWVVARFTRAELNKDLAWADVFAVAALAGIGFTVSLLIGELAFSDDEGMINEVKAAVLMGSLIAAVLSGVLLKLRVRKYKALYEAEELDEDESGVPDVYEQDDPEYHRRMAALHEKKAAEHRRLAEQAGAARDKPDGPA; encoded by the coding sequence ATGCCATCGCTGCCGTATCCCTCCGGAGGTCTTCCTGTGGCCGCGCCCGTCCCCCCTGCCCCTCGCCGTTCCCTGCTGGGCCGCCTGCCCCTGCCCGAGCGCAACTACATCGCCGAGGCCCTCCGTACGGAGACGGTCGGCGGCGTCATCCTGCTGGTAGCCGCGATCGTCGCGCTGATCTGGGCCAACACCTTCGGTTCCGCCTACGCGGCCGTCAGTCACTTCCACTTCGGGCCCGAGGCCCTGGGGCTGCACCTTTCCGTGGCCCACTGGGCGGCCGACGGCCTGCTCGCCGTCTTCTTCTTCGTCGCCGGGGTCGAACTGAAGCGCGAACTGGTCGCGGGTGAGCTCCGTGACCCGAAGGCCGCGGCCCTGCCGGTGGCGGCCGCGCTGTGCGGCATGGCGGTGCCCGCGCTCGTCTACACCCTGACGATCCTGATCGGTGGGGGTTCGGCAGCGGGCTGGGCCGTTCCCACCGCCACCGACATCGCGTTCGCGCTGGCCGTACTCGCGGTCATCGGTACGTCGCTTCCCTCGGCGCTGCGCGCGTTCCTCCTGACGCTCGCCGTGGTCGACGACCTGTTCGCGATCCTCATCATCGCGGTCTTCTTCACCGACGACCTCGACTTCCTGGCCCTGGGCGGCGCCTTCGCGGGGCTCGCCGTCTTCTACGTACTGCTGCGCACGGGGGTGCGGGGCTGGTACGTCTATCTGCCGCTCGCCCTGGTCATCTGGGGCCTCATGTACAACAGCGGGGTCCATGCCACCATCGCCGGTGTGGCCATGGGGCTCATGCTCCGCTGCACCCGGCGCGAGGGAGAGGCGCACTCCCCGGGGGAGCACATCGAGCACCTCGTGCGTCCCCTGTCGGCCGGTGTCGCGGTTCCGCTGTTCGCCCTGTTCTCGGCCGGTGTGACACTCAAGGGCGACGCCCTGGCCGGTGTGTTCACCCGGCCCGAGACCCTCGGTGTGGTCCTCGGCCTGGTGGCCGGTAAGACGCTCGGCGTCTTCGGCGGCACCTGGGTCGTCGCGCGCTTCACCAGGGCCGAACTCAACAAGGACCTGGCCTGGGCCGATGTCTTCGCCGTCGCCGCACTCGCCGGCATCGGCTTCACCGTCTCGCTCCTCATCGGAGAACTCGCCTTCTCGGACGACGAGGGGATGATCAACGAAGTCAAGGCCGCGGTGCTGATGGGTTCGCTGATCGCCGCCGTACTCTCCGGTGTACTGCTGAAACTCCGGGTACGGAAGTACAAGGCGCTGTATGAGGCGGAGGAGCTCGACGAGGACGAGTCGGGGGTACCCGACGTCTACGAGCAGGACGACCCCGAGTACCACCGTCGTATGGCCGCCCTGCACGAGAAGAAGGCCGCCGAGCACCGACGCCTGGCCGAACAGGCGGGGGCAGCGCGCGACAAGCCGGACGGTCCGGCATGA